The proteins below are encoded in one region of Sminthopsis crassicaudata isolate SCR6 chromosome 1, ASM4859323v1, whole genome shotgun sequence:
- the FEZF2 gene encoding fez family zinc finger protein 2, which produces MASSTSLETMVPSSCSRSGASGATSKTLAFSIERIMAKTSEPKPAFEPRGPGGLEVDGGAKKMLSLCSSLPCMIPIQPLGYEMQSKTLLNYTELWKSSLRGGGGSGGGGGGGGGGGGGGGGGGGGGGGSGGGGGGGGGGGGGGGGPQLCGASGLCKANCGVCCKAELSLAPSVLPTGRVIKPQVINQAVGLPANGSLYYFNYLESSAYPPSELLNGHLFPSSILNSQSPASLATHQKLFLLENAKLATLAADKFPHGPYPHKERLPGQLDQVMKENTALTGERNGAKSHGKLAAGSADGKPKNFTCEVCGKVFNAHYNLTRHMPVHTGARPFVCKVCGKGFRQASTLCRHKIIHTQEKPHKCNQCGKAFNRSSTLNTHIRIHAGYKPFVCEFCGKGFHQKGNYKNHKLTHSGEKQYKCTICNKAFHQIYNLTFHMHTHNDKKPFTCATCGKGFCRNFDLKKHVRKLHDSVAPGAPSTKDLPRTVQS; this is translated from the exons ATGGCGAGCTCGACTTCCCTCGAGACCATGGTGCCATCGTCCTGTTCCCGGAGCGGAGCCTCCGGCGCCACGTCCAAGACCTTGGCCTTCTCCATCGAGAGGATCATGGCCAAGACTTCGGAGCCCAAGCCCGCCTTCGAACCGCGGGGGCCCGGGGGCCTGGAGGTGGACGGGGGCGCCAAGAAGATGCTCAGCCTCTGCTCGTCCTTGCCTTGCATGATCCCCATCCAGCCCCTGGGCTACGAGATGCAGTCCAAGACTCTGCTCAACTACACCGAGCTTTGGAAGAGTAGCCTCCGGGGAGGCGGAggaagcggcggcggcggcggcggcggcggaggaggaggaggaggaggaggaggaggtggaggaggaggaggaggtagcgGCGGAGGTGGCGGCGGAGGCGGCGGGGgcggcgggggcggcggcggccCCCAGCTCTGCGGCGCCAGCGGCTTGTGCAAAGCGAACTGCGGCGTGTGCTGCAAAGCCGAGCTCAGCCTGGCCCCGTCCGTGCTGCCCACCGGCAGGGTCATCAAGCCGCAGGTCATCAACCAGGCCGTGGGGCTGCCGGCCAATGGCTCCCTCTATTACTTCAACTACCTGGAGTCCTCGGCGTATCCCCCGTCGGAGCTGCTCAACGGGCACCTCTTCCCCTCCAGCATCCTCAACTCCCAGTCCCCGGCGTCCCTGGCCACGCACCAGAAACTCTTCCTGCTGGAGAACGCCAAGCTGGCCACGCTGGCCGCCGACAAGTTCCCCCACGGCCCTTACCCGCACAAAGAGCGCCTGCCGGGGCAGCTGGACCAGGTGATGAAGGAGAACACGGCGCTGACGGGGGAGCGCAACGGGGCCAAGAGCCACGGCAAGCTGGCGGCCGGCTCGGCGGACGGCAAGCCCAAGAACTTCACCTGCGAGGTGTGCGGCAAG GTGTTTAACGCTCACTATAACCTCACTCGTCACATGCCGGTCCACACGGGAGCCAGGCCGTTTGTCTGCAAAGTCTGCGGGAAGGGCTTTCGGCAAGCCAGTACCTTGTGCAGACACAAAATCATCCACACCCAG GAAAAACCTCACAAATGCAACCAGTGCGGCAAAGCCTTCAACCGGAGCTCCACGCTTAACACGCACATCCGAATCCACGCGGGCTACAAGCCTTTCGTCTGCGAATTCTGCGGGAAAGGGTTCCACCAAAAAG GAAACTACAAAAATCACAAACTGACTCACAGTGGGGAGAAACAATACAAGTGTACCATCTGCAACAAGGCCTTCCACCAGATTTATAACTTGACTTTTCATATGCACACCCACAATGACAAGAAGCCTTTCACATGTGCCACTTGTGGGAAAGGATTTTGCAGAAACTTTGATCTAAAGAAGCACGTGAGGAAACTCCACGACAGTGTGGCCCCTGGAGCCCCCTCTACAAAGGACTTGCCCCGGACAGTGCAGAGCTGA